Proteins from one Bos taurus isolate L1 Dominette 01449 registration number 42190680 breed Hereford chromosome 7, ARS-UCD2.0, whole genome shotgun sequence genomic window:
- the OR10H4H gene encoding olfactory receptor family 10 subfamily H member 4H, whose protein sequence is MYLFTLLGNLLIMGTIWREHSLHTPMYLFLCALSISEILFTVAVTPRMLVDMLSTHRSITFVACASQMFFSFTFGFTHSFLLMIMGYDRYVAICHPLRYNVLMSTRDCARLVSWCWAGGSVMGMMLTLIIFHLTFCGSNVIHHFLCHVFALLKLACGKETATVSMAVILLCVTALMGCLFLIFLSYVFIVAAILRIPSAEGRHKTFSTCVSHLTIVVVHYGFASIIYLKPKGAHSMDSNTLMATTYTVFTPFLSPIIFSLRNKELKNAIQRSFRRTFCPLSS, encoded by the coding sequence ATGTACCTGTTCACGCTGCTGGGGAACCTGCTCATCATGGGCACCATCTGGAGGGAGCAcagcctccacacccccatgtacctCTTCCTGTGTGCCCTCTCCATCTCCGAGATCCTGTTCACTGTTGCAGTCACCCCTCGAATGTTGGTGGACATGCTCTCCACCCACCGCTCCATCACCTTTGTGGCCTGTGCCAGCCAGATGTTCTTCTCCTTCACGTTTGGCTTCACCCACTCCTTCCTGCTCATGATCATGGGCTACGACCGCTAcgtggccatctgccaccccctGCGCTACAATGTGCTCATGAGCACCCGTGACTGTGCCCGTCTTGTGTCCTGGTGCTgggctggtggctcagtcatggGGATGATGTTGACATTGATAATTTTTCACCTCACCTTCTGTGGGTCTAATGTGATTCACCATTTTCTCTGTCACGTGTTTGCCCTCTTGAAGTTGGCTTGTGGAAAGGAGACAGCCACTGTCTCCATGGCTGTGATTCTGCTTTGTGTCACAGCCCTGATGGGGTGCTTATTCCTCATTTTCCTCTCCTATGTCTTCATTGTGGCTGCCATCCTGAGGATCCCCTCCGCTGAGGGCCGGCACAAGACCTTCTCCACCTGTGTCTCCCACCTCACCATAGTGGTCGTGCACTACGGTTTTGCCTCCATCATCTACCTCAAGCCCAAAGGCGCCCATTCCATGGACAGTAACACTCTCATGGCCACCACATATACAGTCTTCACCCCCTTTCTTAGCCCCATCATTTTCAGTCTCAGGAATAAGGAGCTGAAGAACGCCATACAGAGAAGCTTCCGCAGAACCTTCTGTCCCTTAAGTTCCTGA